One genomic window of Cottoperca gobio chromosome 10, fCotGob3.1, whole genome shotgun sequence includes the following:
- the sox3 gene encoding LOW QUALITY PROTEIN: transcription factor Sox-3 (The sequence of the model RefSeq protein was modified relative to this genomic sequence to represent the inferred CDS: deleted 1 base in 1 codon) produces MYNMMETELKTPLPQSNSGSVPGAKNNSANDQERVKRPMNAFMVWSRGQRRKMAQENPKMHNSEISKRLGADWKLLTDAEKRPFIDEAKRLRAMHMKEHPDYKYRPRRKTKTLLKKDKYSLPGGLLAPGANVVNNSVSVGQRMDGYAHMNGWTNSAYSLMQDQLAYPQHHSMNSPQIQQMHRYEMAGLQYPMMSSAQTYMNAASTYSMSPAYTQQTSSAMGLSSMASVCKTEPSSPPPAITSHSQRACLGDLRDMISMYLPPGGESAEHSSLQSSRLHSVHPHYQTAGTGVNGTLPLTHI; encoded by the exons ATGTATAACATGATGGAAACCGAGCTCAAGACCCCGCTCCCGCAGTCCAACTCGGGCTCGGTGCCGGGCGCTAAGAACAACAGTGCCAACGACCAGGAGCGCGTGAAGCGCCCGATGAACGCCTTCATGGTCTGGTCCCGGGGACAGCGGAGGAAGATGGCTCAAGAAAACCCCAAAATGCACAACTCTGAAATCAGCAAGCGGCTTGGTGCTGACTGGAAACTTCTGACCGACGCTGAAAAGAGGCCATTCATCGACGAGGCCAAGCGTCTACGCGCTATGCACATGAAGGAGCATCCGGATTATAAATACCGTCCCCGCAGGAAGACCAAGACCTTGCTCAAGAAAGACAAGTATTCTTTGCCCGGGGGACTGTTGGCGCCAGGAGCCAACGTCGTCAACAACTCTGTGTCGGTGGGGCAGCGGATGGACGGTTATGCGCACATGAACGGCTGGACGAACAGTGCGTATTCCCTCATGCAGGACCAGTTGGCCTACCCTCAGCATCACAGCATGAACAGCCCCCAGATCCAGCAGATGCACCGATACGAGATGGCAGGTCTCCAGTACCCGATGATGTCCTCGGCGCAGACCTACATGAACGCGGCTTCCACGTACAGCATGTCTCCAGCGTACACGCAGCAGACCTCCAGCGCCATGGGACTGAGCTCCATGGCGTCCGTGTGCAAGACCGAGCCCAGCTCACCGCCGCCGGCCATCACGTCCCACTCTCAGCGGGCGTGTTTGGGGGACCTGAGGGATATGATAAGCATGTACCTGCCC CCCGGCGGGGAAAGCGCAGAGCATTCCTCCCTGCAGAGCAGCCGGTTACACAGCGTCCATCCGCACTATCAGACCGCAGGGACTGGCGTCAATGGGACGCTACCTCTCACCCACATCTGA
- the LOC115014238 gene encoding P2Y purinoceptor 4 encodes METVISRPVTDNQSTQFITIFNSSCRFDEEFKYILLPVSYSLVFVVGFVLNATALWLFLKMRPWNPSTVFMFHLALSDFLYVLSLPTLIYYYANRSHWPFGVAACKIVRFLFYANLYCSILLLTCISVHRYLGICHPIKAMTAVKSRHAHMVCGMVWVVVSVCLVPNLVFVTTSRRDNDTLCHDTTSQEAFEEYVDYSSVVMVLLFGVPFLVIVVCYCLMARTLCRPRRGLSGSQQGAASRQKSIKLIIVVLVVFAVSFVPFHITRTLYYASRVLELKCEFLNIVNFTYKITRPLASINSCIDPILYFLAGDHYRSKMMTVLTGRRQTTRSQTTQRAHTQPNNNHDIALVYKNPALKVNEDFER; translated from the coding sequence ATGGAAACGGTCATCAGCCGCCCTGTCACGGACAACCAATCGACGCAGTTCATCACAATCTTCAACTCGAGCTGTCGCTTTGACGAGGAGTTCAAATACATCCTGCTTCCTGTGTCCTACAGTCTGGTGTTTGTGGTCGGCTTCGTGCTCAACGCCACGGCTCTGTGGTTGTTCCTAAAGATGCGCCCGTGGAACCCCAGCACAGTGTTCATGTTCCACCTCGCCCTGTCCGACTTCCTGTACGTCCTCTCCCTGCCCACCTTAATCTACTACTACGCCAACCGCAGTCACTGGCCCTTTGGAGTGGCCGCTTGCAAAATAGTGCGCTTCCTCTTCTATGCCAACCTCTACTGCAGCATCCTCCTTCTCACCTGCATCAGTGTGCACCGTTATCTGGGCATCTGCCATCCAATCAAGGCGATGACCGCGGTGAAGTCCCGCCATGCCCACATGGTGTGCGGCATGGTGTGGGTTGTGGTGAGCGTGTGCCTGGTGCCTAACCTCGTCTTCGTCACCACCTCCAGGAGGGACAATGACACCCTGTGCCATGACACAACCAGCCAGGAGGCCTTTGAGGAGTATGTGGACTACAGCTCTGTCGTCATGGTGCTCCTGTTTGGCGTCCCGTTCCTGGTCATCGTGGTGTGTTACTGCTTGATGGCGCGGACCCTGTGCCGACCCAGACGGGGATTATCTGGCAGCCAGCAGGGTGCCGCCTCACGTCAGAAGTCCATCAAGCTCATCATcgtggtgttggtggtgttcGCCGTGAGCTTCGTCCCATTTCACATCACACGGACGCTCTACTACGCCTCCCGTGTGTTAGAACTTAAATGTGAATTCCTCAACATTGTCAACTTTACTTACAAGATCACCAGGCCGCTGGCGAGTATTAACAGCTGTATTGACCCAATTCTGTATTTCCTGGCTGGGGACCACTACCGGTCCAAAATGATGACTGTTCTGACAGGAAGAAGACAGACGACGAGAAGCCAAACAACTCAACGGGCACACACGCAGCCGAACAACAACCATGACATCGCTCTGGTCTATAAGAACCCAGCCCTTAAAGTCAACGAAGATTTTGAGAGATAG